A DNA window from Brassica napus cultivar Da-Ae chromosome C1, Da-Ae, whole genome shotgun sequence contains the following coding sequences:
- the LOC106377389 gene encoding nuclear transcription factor Y subunit B-3 yields the protein MADSDNDSGGHKDGGGASSREQDRFLPIANVSRIMKKALPANAKISKDAKETVQECVSEFISFVTGEASDKCQREKRKTINGDDLLWAMTTLGFEDYVEPLKVYLQKYREVEGERMTPGGRQGGKEGGGGSGGGMYGGVVTMGHHHQGHVYGGSGMN from the coding sequence ATGGCGGATTCCGATAACGATTCAGGCGGTCACAAGGACGGAGGCGGCGCGTCGTCGCGCGAGCAGGACAGGTTTCTCCCGATCGCGAACGTGAGCCGGATCATGAAGAAGGCGCTCCCGGCGAACGCGAAGATCTCAAAGGACGCGAAGGAGACGGTGCAGGAGTGCGTGTCGGAGTTCATAAGCTTCGTCACCGGCGAGGCGTCGGACAAGTGtcagagagagaagaggaagacGATCAACGGCGACGATCTTCTCTGGGCGATGACGACGCTGGGGTTCGAGGATTACGTGGAGCCGTTGAAGGTTTACCTGCAGAAGTACAGGGAGGTGGAAGGCGAGAGGATGACCCCAGGAGGGAGACAGGGCGGTAAAGAGGGCGGCGGCGGAAGTGGAGGAGGGATGTACGGTGGGGTTGTGACGATGGGGCATCATCATCAAGGACACGTGTACGGTGGGAGTGGGATgaattag